The following are encoded together in the Acidobacteriota bacterium genome:
- a CDS encoding type II toxin-antitoxin system VapC family toxin, producing the protein MKVAVRFLLDTNIVSHVARFPQGEVATRIAEVGESHVCTSIVVASELRYGAVRKGSERLSRRIEAVLSALEVLAFEEPADRRYAELRVDLERRGTPIGPNDMLIAAQALAADLTVVTANVDEFRRVPALLVENWLGADG; encoded by the coding sequence GTGAAAGTGGCGGTCCGGTTCCTGCTCGACACGAACATCGTGTCGCATGTCGCGCGGTTTCCGCAGGGGGAGGTTGCGACTCGCATCGCCGAAGTCGGCGAGTCGCACGTGTGCACCAGCATCGTAGTGGCGTCCGAGTTGCGCTACGGTGCGGTGCGAAAGGGGTCCGAGCGCCTGAGCCGACGCATCGAGGCCGTTCTCTCGGCGCTGGAGGTGCTGGCGTTCGAGGAGCCGGCCGACCGGCGCTACGCCGAGTTGAGAGTTGACCTCGAACGTCGCGGTACGCCGATCGGACCCAACGACATGCTGATTGCCGCCCAGGCGCTGGCCGCGGACCTGACCGTCGTCACGGCGAATGTCGACGAATTCCGGCGGGTTCCCGCGCTCCTCGTCGAGAACTGGCTCGGGGCCGACGGATGA
- a CDS encoding beta-lactamase family protein: MDLPAAHRYTTLMKTTPIPLRPASRIRAGAAALALFLLAAPSLRAQQSITGDPGVAEALHLLDVWMDAAQAYGGIPGASLSVVHDQELVWAKGYGYAHVEREERATPSTMYSICSISKLFTAVGVLQLRDQGKVDLDDPVAKHLDWFDIQDDDPAAGAVTVEGLLTHTSGLPREAGAPYWTGPDYPFPTHEQIVGTLPTQSMLYPPRTYYQYSNLGLTLAGEIVAAASGQPYDDYIRANILDPLGMTSTFTDHEDRFRDNRLASGYTARGRDGKRQPVPDYRVRGISPAAGFISTVEDLGRFASWQFRVLAGDDALLDRNTLREMHRVHWLEPDGDTTYGLGFSVWQSDGDTFAGHGGSCPGYRSHLLLRPQDKVATAFMANGQGVNSRRFAQTAYDIVAPALRKAAGKPDGGTPADGTADGSSGGAAADRETLMRFTGAYQRPLGGESAVLIREGDLHVLPLPTDDPLDALTRLRHIEDGTFRRVRDNGDLGEEFRFEALPDGRMLMWRNDNYSVRAAGM; the protein is encoded by the coding sequence ATGGACCTGCCCGCGGCCCATCGGTACACTACGCTGATGAAGACAACGCCCATTCCGCTTCGGCCGGCGTCCCGTATCCGCGCCGGCGCCGCCGCGCTTGCGCTCTTCCTGCTCGCCGCGCCGTCGCTGCGCGCGCAGCAATCGATCACCGGGGATCCGGGCGTCGCCGAAGCCCTGCACCTTCTGGACGTCTGGATGGATGCGGCGCAGGCCTACGGCGGCATCCCCGGCGCCTCCCTCTCGGTGGTGCACGATCAGGAGCTCGTGTGGGCGAAGGGCTACGGGTATGCGCACGTGGAGCGGGAGGAGCGGGCGACCCCGTCGACGATGTACTCCATCTGCTCGATCTCCAAGCTCTTCACCGCGGTCGGCGTGCTGCAGTTGCGCGACCAGGGCAAGGTGGACCTCGACGATCCGGTGGCGAAGCATCTGGACTGGTTCGACATCCAGGACGACGACCCGGCGGCGGGCGCGGTCACCGTCGAAGGGCTGCTCACCCATACCTCGGGGCTCCCGCGCGAGGCGGGCGCGCCGTACTGGACCGGCCCCGACTATCCCTTCCCGACCCACGAGCAGATCGTCGGCACGCTGCCCACCCAGTCGATGCTCTACCCCCCGCGCACCTACTACCAGTACTCCAACCTGGGACTCACCCTGGCCGGCGAGATCGTGGCGGCGGCGTCCGGGCAGCCCTACGACGACTACATCCGCGCGAACATCCTGGACCCGCTGGGGATGACGAGCACCTTCACTGACCACGAGGACCGCTTCCGGGACAACCGGCTGGCGAGCGGCTACACCGCGCGCGGGCGGGACGGCAAGCGCCAGCCCGTGCCCGACTATCGGGTGCGCGGCATCAGCCCCGCGGCCGGGTTCATATCCACGGTGGAGGACCTGGGGCGCTTCGCCTCGTGGCAGTTCCGCGTGCTCGCGGGAGACGACGCGCTGCTCGACCGCAACACGCTGCGCGAGATGCACCGGGTGCACTGGCTCGAGCCCGACGGCGACACCACCTACGGGCTGGGCTTCTCGGTGTGGCAGTCGGACGGCGATACCTTCGCGGGCCACGGCGGCTCCTGCCCGGGCTATCGCAGCCACCTGCTGCTGCGCCCGCAGGACAAGGTGGCCACGGCGTTCATGGCCAACGGCCAGGGCGTGAACTCCCGCCGGTTCGCGCAGACCGCCTACGACATCGTCGCGCCCGCCCTGCGCAAAGCGGCCGGGAAGCCCGACGGCGGCACGCCCGCCGACGGGACCGCCGACGGCTCCTCGGGCGGCGCCGCGGCGGACCGGGAGACCCTCATGCGTTTCACGGGCGCCTACCAGCGGCCGCTCGGGGGCGAGAGCGCGGTGCTCATCCGGGAAGGCGATCTGCACGTGCTGCCGCTCCCCACCGACGATCCGCTGGACGCGCTGACCCGGCTCCGCCACATCGAGGACGGCACGTTCCGGCGGGTGCGCGACAACGGCGACCTCGGCGAGGAGTTCCGCTTCGAAGCGCTGCCCGACGGACGGATGCTGATGTGGCGCAACGACAACTACAGCGTACGTGCGGCGGGCATGTGA
- a CDS encoding AbrB/MazE/SpoVT family DNA-binding domain-containing protein → MLSSSAKRSAVRHVRLFRNGRNQAVRIPRDFEFDGAEAIMRREGDCLILEPVRKGRLLGLLARLEPLPEAFPDVDARLEPLDDVDL, encoded by the coding sequence ATGCTTTCTTCATCCGCCAAGCGGTCCGCGGTCCGTCACGTGCGCCTGTTCCGGAACGGACGCAATCAGGCGGTGCGCATCCCGCGCGACTTCGAGTTCGATGGAGCGGAAGCCATCATGCGGCGGGAGGGCGATTGCCTGATCCTCGAACCGGTCCGGAAGGGGCGATTGCTCGGCCTGCTTGCACGCCTGGAGCCCCTGCCGGAAGCGTTCCCGGACGTCGACGCCAGGCTCGAGCCGCTTGACGACGTGGATCTGTGA
- a CDS encoding type II toxin-antitoxin system VapC family toxin encodes MMFLLDTNVISEVRKAHRCNAGVASWFAGVSDADLFVSVVVTGEIRQGIERLRRRDSRQAEILERWLEDVVTSYADRILPIDGRVADAWGRLSAVRPIPVIDGLLAATARVHDMTLVTRNTPDVEGLGVPVLNPFDA; translated from the coding sequence CTGATGTTCCTCCTCGACACCAACGTCATCTCGGAGGTGCGCAAGGCGCACCGATGCAACGCCGGCGTGGCCAGTTGGTTCGCCGGCGTGAGCGATGCCGACCTGTTCGTCAGCGTCGTCGTGACGGGCGAGATTCGGCAAGGTATCGAGCGCCTCCGCCGGCGCGACTCCCGCCAGGCGGAGATCCTCGAACGCTGGCTGGAAGACGTCGTGACCTCGTACGCCGACCGCATCCTCCCGATTGACGGCCGCGTCGCCGACGCCTGGGGCCGCCTGAGCGCGGTGCGCCCGATTCCCGTCATCGACGGGCTTCTGGCCGCGACCGCCCGTGTGCACGACATGACCCTCGTCACCCGCAACACTCCGGACGTCGAAGGTCTCGGCGTCCCCGTGCTGAATCCCTTCGACGCGTGA
- a CDS encoding clan AA aspartic protease, translated as MGVTHVDVTVRNPADPTRSWEGSFLVDTGAIDSLVPRSRLEAIGIRPEGQRVYELADGSEVSMDVAGARIEFMGELTAGLIIFGDADAEPLLGVTALESVGVEVDPQSQRLKKLPAVRLKRVRQDSNS; from the coding sequence ATGGGTGTCACTCACGTCGATGTCACGGTGCGAAACCCGGCCGACCCAACCCGGAGCTGGGAGGGCAGCTTCCTCGTAGACACGGGCGCCATCGACTCGCTCGTGCCGCGATCCCGATTGGAAGCGATCGGCATCCGACCGGAGGGACAGCGCGTCTACGAGCTGGCCGACGGCAGCGAAGTCAGCATGGACGTCGCGGGCGCACGGATCGAGTTCATGGGAGAGCTGACCGCCGGCCTCATCATCTTCGGCGACGCCGACGCCGAGCCGCTGCTCGGGGTGACGGCGCTGGAGTCCGTGGGGGTGGAAGTCGATCCGCAGAGTCAACGCCTGAAGAAGCTGCCGGCCGTGCGACTGAAGAGGGTGCGACAGGATTCCAACTCGTAA
- a CDS encoding type II toxin-antitoxin system VapC family toxin — translation MTVVPRNTPDIAGLGVPVLNPFDA, via the coding sequence ATGACCGTCGTCCCCCGCAACACGCCGGACATCGCAGGTCTCGGCGTCCCCGTGCTGAATCCCTTCGACGCGTGA
- a CDS encoding transcriptional regulator: protein MKRSNLLELIAGGENSGLEFKRDDVRPEQLAKEVAALANFQGGRILLGVEDDGAVTGIRREHLERWVMDSVFGQIVHPMILPFYEEVPVDDERRVAVITVTQGATKPYVVRYRGREDIYVRVGSTSRLASREQQARLFAVGGLIHTELLPVSGSGLRDLSRDRLADYLTAIVGDRNAPATDEAWHARLCALGFMVEREDGPPVCTIAGLVLFGYRPRRLLRHAGVRWICFKGAAKAYDALDDQVLEGPLVDLWRVLSGGRERVEKGLIERLADAMRPFVSEEAHDVDESLRRERRWHYPLDALREGIVNALTHRDWTRYEEIEVIRYKDRIEITSPGALQNGMTIEKMIAGQRVPRNLLISETLRDYRYSDARGMGVRNKIIPSMRAHNGLDPEFEATEDYLRLTLRRRVTD, encoded by the coding sequence ATGAAACGCTCGAATCTCCTCGAACTGATCGCCGGCGGCGAGAACTCCGGGCTGGAGTTCAAGCGGGACGACGTTCGTCCGGAGCAACTCGCCAAGGAAGTGGCGGCCCTGGCCAACTTCCAGGGTGGCCGCATCCTGCTCGGCGTGGAAGACGACGGCGCCGTAACCGGCATCCGGCGCGAGCATCTCGAACGGTGGGTGATGGACTCTGTCTTCGGGCAGATCGTCCACCCCATGATCCTGCCGTTCTACGAGGAGGTTCCGGTCGACGATGAACGGCGCGTTGCCGTCATCACCGTGACGCAGGGCGCAACCAAGCCGTACGTCGTCCGGTATCGCGGCCGGGAGGACATCTACGTCCGCGTCGGCAGCACGTCGCGCCTGGCGTCCCGCGAGCAGCAGGCGCGTCTGTTCGCGGTCGGTGGACTGATTCATACCGAGCTGTTGCCGGTCTCCGGCAGCGGCCTGCGCGACCTGAGCCGGGACCGGCTGGCGGACTACCTCACCGCCATCGTCGGCGATCGGAACGCGCCGGCGACGGACGAAGCGTGGCATGCGCGGCTGTGCGCGCTCGGATTCATGGTCGAGCGGGAAGACGGACCGCCCGTGTGCACGATCGCCGGGCTCGTCCTGTTCGGGTATCGGCCTCGCCGTCTGCTGCGCCATGCCGGCGTCCGCTGGATCTGCTTCAAGGGCGCCGCAAAAGCCTACGACGCCCTCGACGACCAGGTGCTCGAAGGGCCGCTCGTCGATCTCTGGCGCGTACTGTCGGGAGGCCGTGAGCGAGTGGAGAAGGGTCTCATCGAACGTCTTGCCGATGCGATGCGCCCGTTCGTGTCCGAGGAGGCCCACGACGTGGACGAGTCCCTGCGCCGGGAACGGCGCTGGCACTACCCGCTGGACGCGCTTCGCGAGGGCATCGTCAACGCGCTGACGCATCGGGACTGGACACGGTACGAGGAAATCGAGGTGATCCGCTACAAGGACCGGATCGAGATCACCAGCCCCGGTGCGCTGCAGAACGGCATGACCATCGAAAAGATGATTGCCGGCCAGCGCGTGCCCCGCAATCTGCTCATCTCCGAGACACTGCGCGACTACCGCTACTCCGACGCGCGCGGCATGGGCGTCCGCAACAAGATCATTCCGTCGATGCGGGCGCACAACGGCCTCGACCCCGAGTTCGAGGCGACCGAGGACTATCTGCGGCTGACGTTGCGCCGACGAGTGACGGATTGA
- a CDS encoding 2-oxo acid dehydrogenase subunit E2: MGGNTTDTFTLPDLGEGLQEAEIVSWHVTEGDHVVTDQPLVAVETDKAVVEIPSPRSARVVRLHGATGGRVAVGEPLVEFESADAQADAGTVVGTIDATAPAETSRAAAPRAAGGRMTPAVRALARKLGIDPALVQGTGPAGAITTADVERAAQAFAAAAPAEPLRGPRRAMAERMAKAHAEVVPATVTDQADVEAWPAGADVTLRLIRAVAAGCAAAPALNAWFEPETMSRRLHERIDLGIAVDLDDDGLFVPVLRDVGRRNAVALKRGLERLKADVRQRTIPLGELRGQTITLSNFGTVGGQHAELVVVPPQVAILGVGRMTEQVVATDGAPAVHRVLPLSLTFDHRAVTGAEAARFLRAVVEELEGAEPSAASRLRDP; encoded by the coding sequence TTGGGTGGAAACACGACGGACACGTTCACGCTTCCCGACCTCGGCGAGGGACTGCAGGAAGCGGAGATCGTCTCGTGGCACGTGACGGAGGGCGACCACGTGGTCACGGATCAGCCGCTCGTGGCGGTCGAGACGGACAAGGCCGTGGTCGAGATCCCGTCGCCGCGGTCGGCGCGCGTCGTCAGGCTGCACGGCGCCACGGGCGGCCGGGTCGCGGTGGGCGAGCCGCTGGTGGAGTTCGAGTCCGCCGACGCGCAGGCGGACGCGGGGACCGTCGTCGGGACCATCGACGCGACCGCGCCCGCCGAGACGTCGCGCGCCGCCGCGCCTCGGGCCGCCGGTGGGAGGATGACGCCGGCCGTACGCGCGCTGGCCCGCAAGCTGGGCATCGATCCGGCGCTGGTGCAGGGGACCGGACCGGCGGGTGCGATCACGACGGCGGACGTGGAGCGCGCGGCCCAGGCGTTCGCTGCGGCGGCGCCCGCCGAGCCGCTACGCGGCCCCCGGCGCGCGATGGCCGAGCGGATGGCGAAGGCCCACGCCGAGGTCGTGCCGGCAACGGTGACCGACCAGGCCGACGTCGAGGCGTGGCCGGCGGGGGCGGACGTGACCCTGCGCCTGATCCGCGCGGTGGCCGCCGGCTGCGCCGCCGCGCCGGCCCTGAATGCCTGGTTCGAGCCGGAGACGATGTCGCGCCGGTTGCACGAGCGGATCGATCTCGGCATCGCCGTGGATCTGGACGACGACGGCCTGTTCGTCCCGGTGCTCCGCGACGTCGGCCGGCGAAATGCGGTGGCGCTGAAACGCGGCCTCGAACGGCTCAAGGCGGACGTTCGGCAGCGCACGATCCCGCTCGGCGAGCTGCGCGGACAGACGATCACCCTGTCGAACTTCGGGACCGTCGGCGGGCAGCACGCCGAGCTGGTGGTGGTGCCGCCGCAGGTCGCCATACTCGGCGTGGGCCGGATGACGGAGCAGGTCGTCGCCACGGATGGCGCGCCGGCCGTCCACCGCGTGCTTCCGCTGTCGCTGACCTTCGATCACCGGGCGGTGACCGGCGCCGAGGCGGCGCGGTTTCTCCGTGCCGTGGTCGAAGAGCTCGAAGGGGCGGAGCCGTCGGCAGCGTCGCGACTTCGAGACCCGTGA
- the pdhA gene encoding pyruvate dehydrogenase (acetyl-transferring) E1 component subunit alpha: MTAVASFEIEYRRYLDPAGRPERPLPAFARDRDALVSLYRAMVLTRAFDAKAIALQRTGRLGTYPSCLGQEAVAVGLGAAMAADDVLLPYAREQGAQFLRGVTPTELFLYWGGDERGSDFGRAREDFPICVPVASHAPHAVGVALAFQLRNERRAAVCVAGDGATSKGDYYEALNVAGAWRLPVVFVVTNNQWAISLPRSAQTAAATLAQKAIAAGFAGEQVDGNDVVAVRDAVHRALSHARDGAGPHLIEAITYRLSDHTTADNASRYRDDESVGGHWREDPIARLRVHLTAAHGWSKDEEEATLASCAAEVDRAAEEYLATPPQPPEAVFDYMYERLPADLAEQRAAAAEARAAAARSDDG; the protein is encoded by the coding sequence GTGACTGCCGTCGCGTCGTTCGAGATCGAGTACCGGCGATACCTCGATCCGGCCGGTCGTCCGGAACGGCCGCTGCCCGCCTTCGCCCGCGACCGTGACGCGCTCGTGTCGCTGTATCGCGCGATGGTGCTGACGCGCGCCTTCGACGCGAAGGCGATCGCCCTGCAGCGCACCGGCCGGCTCGGCACGTACCCGTCCTGCCTGGGCCAAGAGGCGGTGGCGGTGGGGCTCGGGGCGGCCATGGCCGCGGACGACGTGCTGCTGCCCTACGCGCGGGAGCAGGGCGCGCAGTTCCTCCGCGGGGTCACGCCGACCGAGTTGTTCCTCTACTGGGGCGGCGACGAGCGGGGCAGCGACTTCGGCCGCGCCCGCGAAGACTTCCCGATCTGCGTGCCGGTCGCCAGCCACGCCCCGCACGCCGTCGGGGTCGCCCTCGCGTTTCAGCTTCGGAACGAGCGCCGGGCCGCGGTCTGCGTGGCGGGCGACGGCGCCACCTCGAAGGGCGACTACTACGAGGCGCTGAACGTCGCGGGCGCCTGGCGGCTGCCGGTGGTGTTCGTCGTGACCAACAACCAGTGGGCCATCTCGCTGCCGCGTTCGGCCCAGACGGCGGCGGCCACGCTGGCCCAGAAGGCGATCGCCGCCGGGTTCGCCGGCGAGCAAGTCGACGGGAACGACGTCGTCGCCGTGCGCGACGCCGTGCACCGCGCGCTGTCGCACGCCCGCGACGGCGCCGGTCCGCACCTGATCGAGGCGATCACCTACCGGCTGTCCGACCACACCACGGCGGACAACGCGAGCCGCTACCGCGACGACGAGTCGGTCGGAGGCCATTGGCGGGAGGACCCGATCGCGCGGCTGCGCGTTCACCTGACCGCCGCGCACGGCTGGTCGAAGGACGAGGAGGAAGCGACGCTGGCGTCGTGCGCCGCCGAGGTGGATCGCGCCGCGGAGGAGTACCTGGCGACGCCGCCCCAGCCGCCCGAGGCGGTCTTCGACTACATGTACGAGCGGCTCCCGGCCGACCTGGCCGAGCAGCGCGCGGCGGCCGCCGAGGCGCGGGCGGCGGCGGCGCGATCCGACGATGGCTGA
- a CDS encoding cytochrome P450 translates to MNAAPAHAPPSAPSLPLVGDAFAMAGDVGAFFTRQYLQLGPVFRVRALHRRFTVLAGPEANLFVTREGSRHLRSREFWMDFDKELGAARSMVSMDGAEHARMRKAQQPGYSRSFIHEHLDDVIAITRREVAEWPLDEPIPGLYALQRIITEQLGTIAAGVSPRDYLDDMIVFVRTLLAARVTRQRPAVLTRTPRFRRARQRVEELYATVRAAHDPDRRSGAGPDLVDELMALHHGDPQFLPETDLMPAVLGPFIAGLDTVGSTCAFMLYALLKHPDLLERMTAEADASFAHGTLTAAAVRRLDVTHRVALETLRMYPIAPAITRTVSNTFEFAGYTIPAGEKVIVATTVPHHLPEYFPEPERFDIERYTPERQEHRQPGVFVPFGAGPHVCLGAGFAEVSIAATMATIVHEVELALDPPDYVLKISPVPTPSPDDRFRIRMKRRRRRAAEATPEMEESPRERPTTAASDGT, encoded by the coding sequence ATGAACGCCGCCCCCGCGCACGCACCGCCGAGCGCCCCCAGTCTGCCCCTGGTCGGGGATGCATTCGCCATGGCCGGCGATGTCGGTGCGTTCTTCACCCGGCAGTACCTGCAACTCGGTCCCGTCTTCCGCGTCCGCGCGCTCCACCGCCGGTTCACGGTGCTGGCGGGACCCGAGGCCAACCTGTTCGTCACGCGCGAGGGCAGCAGGCACCTCCGCTCGCGCGAGTTCTGGATGGATTTCGACAAGGAGCTGGGCGCCGCGCGCTCGATGGTGAGCATGGACGGGGCCGAGCACGCCCGGATGCGCAAGGCGCAGCAGCCCGGCTACTCGCGCTCGTTCATCCACGAGCACCTGGACGACGTGATTGCCATCACGAGGCGCGAGGTTGCCGAGTGGCCCCTCGACGAGCCCATTCCCGGCCTGTACGCGTTGCAGCGCATCATCACCGAGCAGCTCGGCACCATCGCCGCGGGCGTGTCGCCCCGCGACTATCTGGACGACATGATCGTCTTCGTGCGCACCCTTCTCGCGGCGCGCGTCACGCGCCAGCGGCCGGCCGTGCTGACGCGGACCCCGCGCTTCCGGCGCGCCCGCCAGCGGGTCGAAGAGCTCTACGCGACGGTGCGGGCGGCCCACGACCCGGACCGTCGATCCGGCGCCGGGCCCGACCTCGTGGACGAGCTGATGGCGCTCCACCATGGCGACCCGCAGTTCCTGCCCGAGACCGATCTGATGCCGGCGGTGCTGGGACCGTTCATCGCCGGGCTCGACACGGTGGGGAGCACGTGCGCGTTCATGCTCTACGCGCTGCTGAAGCACCCCGACCTGCTAGAGCGGATGACCGCCGAGGCGGATGCGAGCTTCGCGCACGGCACGCTGACCGCGGCAGCCGTGCGCCGTCTCGATGTCACGCACCGGGTCGCGCTCGAGACGTTGCGGATGTATCCGATCGCGCCGGCCATCACGCGCACCGTGTCGAACACGTTCGAGTTCGCCGGCTACACCATCCCGGCCGGAGAGAAGGTCATCGTGGCGACGACCGTGCCGCACCATCTGCCGGAGTACTTTCCCGAGCCCGAACGCTTCGATATCGAGCGCTACACGCCCGAACGGCAGGAGCACCGTCAGCCGGGGGTGTTCGTCCCGTTCGGCGCCGGCCCGCACGTCTGCCTCGGGGCCGGGTTCGCCGAGGTGTCCATCGCCGCGACGATGGCCACCATCGTCCACGAAGTCGAGCTGGCCCTGGATCCTCCGGACTACGTTCTGAAGATCAGTCCGGTCCCCACCCCCAGTCCCGACGACCGCTTCCGGATCCGCATGAAGCGCCGGCGCCGGCGGGCCGCGGAAGCGACTCCCGAAATGGAAGAGTCGCCGCGGGAGCGACCGACCACGGCGGCTTCAGACGGCACGTAA
- a CDS encoding plasmid pRiA4b ORF-3 family protein has translation MIEPVARLRIELQEIEPKVFRRVDVPLTSTLLTLHEIIQITFDWWGYHLFEFEVRDRVYGEPMADDFSDRRVYRAAGIRLKTLIDRGVERFLYTYDFGDDWRHDILIESVGDGKAGVEYPALVDGERRSPPEDVGGVTGFMEFLEAVLDPLHEDHEQMVTWYGKPFDPHDIDERWTRLRLSTLAARRRGALRRHRGAARRST, from the coding sequence ATGATCGAACCCGTCGCGCGCCTCAGGATTGAACTGCAGGAGATCGAACCCAAGGTGTTTCGTCGGGTCGACGTGCCGTTGACCTCGACGCTGCTGACCCTGCACGAGATCATCCAGATCACGTTCGACTGGTGGGGCTACCACCTGTTCGAGTTCGAGGTCCGCGACCGCGTCTATGGCGAGCCCATGGCGGACGATTTCTCCGACCGCCGCGTGTACAGGGCGGCGGGCATCCGCCTGAAGACGCTCATCGACCGCGGGGTCGAGAGGTTCCTCTACACGTACGACTTCGGGGACGACTGGCGGCACGACATCCTCATCGAATCGGTCGGTGACGGCAAGGCCGGCGTCGAGTACCCGGCGCTCGTCGACGGGGAGCGGCGCAGTCCACCGGAGGATGTCGGTGGCGTGACGGGCTTCATGGAGTTCCTGGAAGCCGTGCTGGATCCGCTCCACGAGGATCACGAACAGATGGTCACCTGGTACGGGAAACCGTTCGATCCGCACGACATCGACGAACGGTGGACGCGGCTCAGGCTCTCCACGTTGGCCGCCCGCCGCCGGGGCGCGCTGCGCAGGCATCGCGGCGCGGCGCGACGCTCCACGTGA
- a CDS encoding type II toxin-antitoxin system VapC family toxin, whose amino-acid sequence MKPRVYVETSVVSYLTARPARDIVIAGRQQSTRDWWAGTKERFELVISELVREEAAVGDRDAAQSRLAAISPLPVIGATPEVARLARALVDAKAVPERAAQDAVHIAIAAVHRVPFLVTWNFRHIANAAARPRIEAVCRDAGIDPPLLCTPEQLVVAEDDDET is encoded by the coding sequence ATGAAGCCGCGTGTCTACGTCGAAACCAGCGTCGTCAGCTATCTGACGGCCCGGCCCGCGCGTGACATAGTGATTGCAGGGCGGCAGCAGAGCACGCGAGACTGGTGGGCCGGTACGAAGGAGCGGTTCGAGTTGGTGATTTCGGAACTGGTTCGGGAAGAAGCGGCGGTGGGAGATCGCGATGCCGCGCAATCGCGGCTGGCGGCGATCTCGCCGCTTCCCGTGATCGGCGCCACGCCGGAAGTCGCACGACTGGCGCGAGCGCTGGTCGACGCCAAGGCCGTGCCCGAGCGGGCTGCGCAGGATGCCGTGCACATCGCGATCGCCGCCGTGCACCGGGTGCCGTTCCTCGTGACATGGAATTTCCGGCACATCGCGAACGCCGCGGCGCGGCCACGGATCGAGGCCGTGTGTCGAGACGCCGGCATCGACCCGCCGCTCCTGTGCACGCCGGAGCAGCTTGTCGTAGCGGAGGACGACGATGAAACCTGA
- a CDS encoding alpha-ketoacid dehydrogenase subunit beta, giving the protein MAERVERTMVQALNAALARALAEDERVLVLGEDVGIDGGVFRVTDGLLDRFGAGRVRDTPLAETAIAGLSVGVAAQGFRPVAEIQFMGFIQSTVDQLVCHASRLRWRTRGRLTCPLVVRAPYGGGIHAIEHHSESTEAMFAHVPGLRVVIPSSPARAYGLLLAAIRDPDPVLFLEPKRIYRASREGVPDDGAAAPLDSCFQLRDGDDLTLVTWGAMIVETLAAADRLATEGVTADVLDVATLSPLDMGTILRSVEKTGRCVIVHEAPLTAGFGAEIAARLAEHGLLSLRAPVRRVTGYDTVPPLPRLEHLYLPSTGRVLAAARETLAFS; this is encoded by the coding sequence ATGGCTGAGCGGGTCGAGCGGACGATGGTGCAGGCGCTCAACGCCGCGCTCGCGCGGGCGCTGGCGGAGGACGAGCGCGTGCTCGTGCTCGGCGAGGACGTTGGGATCGACGGCGGCGTCTTCCGGGTGACCGACGGCCTGCTGGATCGCTTCGGGGCCGGCCGCGTGCGGGACACGCCGCTCGCCGAGACCGCCATCGCGGGGTTGTCGGTGGGCGTCGCGGCGCAGGGGTTTCGGCCGGTCGCCGAGATCCAGTTCATGGGGTTCATCCAATCCACGGTCGACCAGCTCGTCTGCCACGCGTCGCGGCTGCGGTGGCGCACGCGGGGGCGGCTGACCTGCCCGCTGGTGGTTCGCGCGCCGTACGGCGGCGGCATTCATGCCATCGAGCACCATTCCGAGAGCACCGAGGCGATGTTCGCCCACGTCCCGGGCCTGCGCGTCGTCATCCCGTCGTCGCCCGCCCGCGCGTACGGGCTGCTGCTTGCGGCGATCCGCGATCCGGACCCCGTGCTCTTCCTCGAGCCGAAGCGGATCTACCGCGCGTCCAGGGAAGGGGTGCCGGACGACGGCGCGGCCGCGCCCCTCGATTCCTGCTTCCAGCTTCGCGACGGGGACGACCTGACGCTGGTGACCTGGGGCGCCATGATCGTGGAGACGCTGGCCGCCGCCGACCGGTTGGCGACCGAAGGCGTGACCGCCGACGTGCTCGACGTCGCCACGCTGTCGCCGCTCGACATGGGGACGATTCTGCGCTCGGTGGAGAAGACGGGTCGCTGCGTCATCGTCCACGAGGCGCCGTTGACCGCCGGTTTCGGCGCAGAGATCGCCGCGCGGCTGGCCGAGCACGGACTGCTGTCGCTGCGGGCGCCGGTCAGGCGGGTCACCGGCTACGACACCGTGCCGCCCCTGCCGCGCCTGGAGCACCTCTACCTGCCGTCGACCGGACGCGTGCTGGCGGCGGCGCGGGAAACACTCGCATTCTCTTGA